One part of the Bdellovibrio sp. KM01 genome encodes these proteins:
- a CDS encoding CTP synthase translates to MKQKFIFVTGGVVSSIGKGLTAASLGALLEARGHKVTIMKFDPYLNVDPGTMSPFQHGEVFVTEDGAETDLDLGHYERFTSAVMNRSNSVSTGQIYDTVIARERRGDYLGGTVQVIPHITEEIKARIYEAAQGSELILVEIGGTVGDIESQPFLEAIRQMRIDVGMENSVLVHVTYVPYIAAAGELKSKPTQHSVKELRMIGLQPDFLVCRSEKHIDDNLKGKIALFCSVQPNHVVAAQDSKFIYEVPLALHKEQLDELIVERLGLKPQRLNLKGWQNLVNVLANPDVTVKIGVVGKYVELKEAYKSLHESLVHGGVANKARVEIIYVDSEKVTDKTVHSLLGKVDGILVPGGFGTRGVEGKITAIKYAREKQKPFFGICFGMQLAAIEFARNVCGIKDATSREFHAENKRNGNFVIDSMVEQRGLVNKGGTMRLGAYPCAITPNTKASQVYKATHITERHRHRFEFNNKFKALFEKNGMVASGICKERDLVEIVELPDHPWFVAVQYHPEFKSKPLAPHPLFVHFVKASLKNK, encoded by the coding sequence CTGAAGCAAAAATTTATTTTTGTAACGGGCGGGGTGGTTTCATCCATCGGTAAAGGTCTGACGGCGGCAAGTCTGGGAGCTCTGTTAGAAGCTCGCGGGCACAAAGTCACAATCATGAAATTCGACCCGTACCTGAATGTCGACCCGGGTACAATGTCTCCGTTTCAACATGGGGAAGTATTTGTAACTGAAGATGGTGCGGAAACAGATTTGGATTTGGGGCACTATGAGCGATTTACATCTGCTGTGATGAATCGCTCAAACTCAGTTTCCACAGGGCAGATTTACGACACGGTGATCGCACGCGAACGTCGCGGTGATTATCTGGGTGGCACTGTGCAAGTGATTCCGCATATCACGGAAGAAATCAAAGCACGTATTTATGAAGCGGCTCAAGGCAGTGAATTAATCCTGGTTGAAATCGGCGGAACTGTCGGGGACATTGAATCTCAACCGTTCCTGGAAGCCATCCGTCAGATGCGTATCGATGTCGGAATGGAAAATTCTGTTTTGGTTCACGTGACTTACGTTCCGTACATCGCGGCCGCCGGCGAATTGAAATCAAAACCGACTCAGCACTCGGTGAAAGAGTTGCGCATGATCGGTTTGCAGCCGGATTTCCTGGTTTGTCGCAGTGAAAAACATATCGACGATAACCTTAAAGGCAAGATTGCCTTGTTCTGTTCCGTGCAACCAAATCATGTCGTGGCCGCTCAAGACAGCAAGTTCATTTACGAAGTTCCGTTGGCTTTGCACAAAGAGCAACTGGATGAATTGATTGTTGAGCGCTTGGGATTAAAACCGCAGCGTTTGAATCTTAAAGGCTGGCAGAATCTGGTCAACGTTTTGGCGAATCCAGATGTAACTGTTAAAATTGGCGTCGTTGGTAAGTACGTTGAGCTTAAAGAAGCTTATAAATCCCTGCATGAGTCTTTGGTGCATGGCGGGGTTGCTAACAAGGCTCGCGTGGAAATTATCTATGTCGATTCTGAAAAAGTGACAGATAAGACCGTTCATTCTCTTTTGGGTAAAGTCGACGGCATCCTGGTGCCAGGCGGATTTGGTACTCGCGGAGTGGAAGGAAAAATCACAGCGATTAAATATGCGCGTGAAAAACAAAAACCATTCTTTGGTATTTGCTTTGGAATGCAGCTCGCGGCGATCGAATTTGCTCGTAATGTGTGCGGTATCAAAGATGCTACCAGCCGCGAGTTCCATGCGGAAAATAAACGCAACGGCAACTTCGTGATCGATTCTATGGTTGAACAACGTGGTTTGGTTAATAAAGGCGGTACTATGCGCTTGGGTGCTTACCCATGTGCTATCACACCTAATACCAAGGCATCCCAAGTGTACAAAGCTACGCACATCACGGAACGTCACCGTCATCGCTTTGAGTTTAATAATAAGTTTAAAGCTTTATTTGAAAAGAACGGCATGGTCGCTTCGGGTATTTGTAAAGAGCGCGATCTGGTTGAAATTGTTGAACTTCCGGATCATCCTTGGTTTGTGGCGGTTCAGTACCATCCTGAATTCAAATCCAAGCCACTGGCACCGCATCCGTTGTTTGTTCATTTTGTTAAAGCTAGTTTGAAGAATAAATAG
- the kdsB gene encoding 3-deoxy-manno-octulosonate cytidylyltransferase, which produces MKIVGVIPARFASTRFPGKPLALLQGRPMIQWTIEGAKKSKLLTDLIVATDDDLIKAAAEAVGAKVVMTDSSLPSGSDRIHAAIKNIDCDVVVNIQGDEPLVTGELIDRLAQVFVDDSKMDMATLAHPISEEELQNPNSVKVVMNIKDEALYFSRFPMPYSRIKASELEDYSGCLKHIGMYAYSKKFLQQFCEAPQALIEKAESLEQLRALYLGAKIKVVRVKEASIGVDTPEDLEKLDKVLSQRK; this is translated from the coding sequence ATGAAGATAGTTGGTGTAATCCCAGCTCGATTCGCTTCCACGCGCTTTCCTGGAAAGCCGCTCGCACTTCTTCAAGGCCGTCCGATGATCCAATGGACCATTGAAGGCGCCAAGAAATCAAAACTTTTAACAGACCTGATTGTCGCGACAGATGATGATCTTATCAAAGCTGCAGCAGAAGCTGTGGGTGCGAAGGTCGTGATGACCGACAGCAGTCTGCCCTCAGGCAGTGACCGTATTCACGCCGCGATCAAAAATATTGATTGTGATGTGGTGGTGAATATCCAGGGTGATGAACCGTTGGTGACGGGTGAGTTGATTGACCGTCTGGCTCAAGTTTTCGTTGATGATTCTAAAATGGATATGGCGACTCTCGCTCATCCTATTTCTGAAGAAGAGCTGCAAAATCCTAATTCTGTAAAAGTCGTGATGAATATCAAGGATGAGGCTTTGTATTTTAGCCGCTTCCCCATGCCGTATTCTCGTATCAAGGCCAGCGAGCTTGAAGATTATTCTGGCTGCCTAAAACACATCGGCATGTATGCATATTCGAAAAAGTTTTTGCAGCAGTTCTGCGAAGCTCCTCAGGCGCTGATTGAAAAAGCAGAAAGTCTGGAGCAATTGCGCGCTTTGTATCTTGGAGCAAAGATCAAAGTCGTGCGTGTGAAAGAAGCAAGTATCGGGGTGGATACTCCCGAAGATCTTGAAAAATTGGATAAAGTTTTAAGTCAGAGGAAATAA
- the yihA gene encoding ribosome biogenesis GTP-binding protein YihA/YsxC, which translates to MPKQIRFIKSAVLEKDYPVHKKAEVAIAGRSNAGKSSFINGLATNKIAKVSSTPGKTRLLNFFDMDSFVLVDMPGYGFAARSGDEIRDWHKMIEVYLNSRESLAGLILVMDIRRSWSEDEELLRRFSETQGFPLAVVLTKADKMSRSQMLQAVNKIKKETGLSAVFATSAIKKTGQEEVEDYIYANWIKA; encoded by the coding sequence ATGCCAAAACAGATCAGATTCATTAAAAGCGCCGTTCTAGAGAAAGACTACCCCGTCCACAAAAAAGCTGAAGTGGCGATCGCAGGTAGATCCAATGCTGGCAAAAGTTCATTTATTAATGGTTTAGCGACAAATAAAATCGCCAAGGTCAGTTCGACGCCAGGTAAAACTCGCCTGTTGAATTTCTTTGATATGGATTCTTTCGTTCTTGTCGATATGCCGGGTTATGGATTTGCGGCTCGTTCGGGAGATGAGATTCGCGACTGGCATAAAATGATCGAAGTCTATTTGAACTCACGCGAATCCCTGGCGGGTTTGATTCTGGTCATGGATATCCGTCGTTCCTGGAGCGAGGATGAAGAACTTCTTCGTCGTTTCTCTGAAACTCAGGGCTTCCCCTTGGCGGTGGTGTTGACGAAGGCAGATAAAATGTCTCGCTCACAAATGCTTCAAGCAGTTAATAAAATTAAAAAAGAAACAGGTTTGAGCGCCGTCTTTGCAACGTCGGCTATCAAGAAAACCGGTCAAGAAGAAGTGGAAGACTATATTTACGCCAATTGGATTAAAGCATGA
- a CDS encoding sigma 54-interacting transcriptional regulator, with the protein MNQALLKHMGENPKTYQVSDFLTVGKDAQCQIQIFGEELAERHFRIERREQTYYIRDLRSPQGTYLNNARIMEAILQEGDIIRAGSQELLFTYKTGEESSEFPLKSKNEVWNEELQSLRHVAVTEFPVLILGPSGTGKDVIAQALHNESLRKNANFMSVNCSALSETLIESELFGHVKGSFTGAISDRKGAFEAARGGTLFLDEIGDLSYALQAKLLRALENGEIRPVGADRNIKTDVRIIAATHQSLPEKIREGAFRADLYFRLNVVTVTPPALVHRMEDFEDLLYMFAKKMRVRFSFGAIARLKKHPWPGNIRELKNLVTRTAALYPREHIEEKHIEKLLDKTLLTPTEAESTNDIPVIKEIEKQMIIKRLTANRGNQRRTAADLGMPKSTLHDRLKYYNIKVENFKV; encoded by the coding sequence ATGAACCAAGCTTTACTAAAACACATGGGTGAAAACCCGAAAACCTATCAAGTCAGTGACTTTCTGACAGTCGGCAAAGACGCCCAATGTCAGATTCAAATCTTCGGAGAAGAACTCGCCGAGCGCCACTTTAGAATCGAGCGCCGCGAGCAAACCTACTACATCCGAGACCTTAGAAGCCCCCAGGGAACCTATCTAAATAATGCCCGTATTATGGAAGCGATCCTACAAGAAGGCGATATTATCCGCGCCGGCAGTCAGGAACTTTTATTTACCTATAAAACCGGCGAGGAATCTTCGGAATTTCCTTTAAAAAGTAAAAACGAAGTTTGGAATGAAGAATTGCAAAGTCTTCGTCACGTCGCCGTCACTGAATTCCCTGTCCTTATTCTTGGTCCTTCCGGGACCGGCAAAGATGTTATTGCTCAAGCCCTGCACAACGAAAGCTTGCGCAAGAACGCAAACTTTATGAGTGTGAATTGCAGCGCTTTAAGTGAAACGTTGATCGAGTCCGAACTCTTTGGTCACGTGAAAGGCAGCTTTACTGGTGCTATTTCTGATCGTAAGGGGGCTTTTGAAGCCGCCCGTGGCGGAACTTTGTTCCTGGATGAAATCGGTGATCTTTCCTATGCTCTGCAAGCGAAACTCTTGCGAGCACTGGAAAATGGCGAAATTCGTCCGGTGGGAGCAGACCGCAACATCAAAACTGATGTGCGAATCATCGCTGCCACTCATCAAAGCTTGCCTGAAAAAATTCGTGAAGGTGCTTTCCGTGCCGACTTGTATTTCCGTTTGAATGTCGTGACAGTGACCCCGCCCGCACTGGTTCACCGCATGGAAGACTTTGAAGACCTGCTTTACATGTTTGCTAAAAAAATGCGCGTGCGTTTTTCATTTGGCGCCATTGCCCGTCTGAAAAAGCATCCATGGCCAGGTAATATCCGTGAATTGAAAAATCTGGTCACACGCACGGCGGCCCTTTATCCTCGGGAGCATATCGAAGAGAAACATATCGAAAAGCTTCTGGATAAAACGTTGCTGACTCCGACTGAAGCCGAGTCCACCAACGATATTCCTGTAATTAAAGAGATTGAAAAACAAATGATCATCAAACGTTTGACGGCCAATCGTGGCAATCAACGTCGCACAGCTGCTGATTTAGGAATGCCCAAATCCACTCTGCACGATCGCTTGAAATACTATAATATCAAGGTGGAAAACTTTAAGGTTTAA
- the fliL gene encoding flagellar basal body-associated protein FliL — protein MAENENPTKVESQKPEDSPEEESSEDLLSLESLDSILEKEDPEFAKSLKNIGPDDPSNPIVIEESDLEYKIEDEVKYWNRQEGWRKKLVKFLPFLPRISYYVRLQHMALRLTWRKTKEQTIHFLKNLGPNLKHGLIEVLGSIKSWLGELGATFKTFSLMQKLGVVVLLIATGIGGVVLYKIANNKLIPHQEELFLPTLEDWADKKEFFEATQVEPFYDSTRVAQNIFSTQRIFANIRKSSQSGPNPMAALEFYVEGTDADVVVEIKDREPEVKDLFLRVVEDMNYDQLSSAEGKQMLCERLRKEINKILTKGKVRRIFYKTAVIKP, from the coding sequence TTGGCTGAAAACGAAAACCCGACCAAAGTAGAGTCGCAAAAACCTGAGGATTCACCAGAAGAGGAAAGTTCGGAAGATCTTTTGTCGCTGGAATCTTTGGATTCTATTTTGGAAAAAGAGGATCCCGAGTTCGCCAAATCTCTTAAAAATATCGGTCCGGATGATCCTTCAAATCCCATCGTTATTGAAGAATCAGATCTCGAATATAAAATTGAAGATGAAGTAAAGTACTGGAATCGCCAAGAAGGCTGGCGCAAGAAATTAGTAAAATTTCTGCCGTTCTTGCCGCGTATTTCGTACTACGTTCGCCTGCAACACATGGCTTTGCGTCTGACGTGGCGTAAAACCAAAGAACAAACGATTCATTTCTTAAAGAATCTGGGGCCTAACTTAAAACATGGGCTCATTGAAGTTTTAGGAAGCATTAAAAGCTGGCTTGGCGAGCTGGGTGCGACTTTCAAAACATTCTCTCTGATGCAAAAGCTGGGAGTGGTGGTTTTGTTGATCGCAACAGGTATCGGCGGAGTCGTTCTATATAAAATCGCCAACAACAAACTGATCCCTCACCAAGAAGAATTGTTTTTGCCAACGTTGGAAGATTGGGCCGATAAAAAGGAATTCTTCGAAGCAACTCAAGTGGAGCCTTTTTATGACTCCACTCGCGTGGCTCAGAATATTTTTAGTACCCAAAGAATTTTTGCGAACATTCGTAAGTCTTCACAGTCAGGCCCGAACCCGATGGCCGCCCTGGAGTTTTATGTCGAGGGCACGGACGCCGACGTGGTCGTTGAAATTAAAGACCGCGAGCCTGAAGTGAAAGATTTGTTTTTAAGAGTCGTTGAGGATATGAATTACGATCAATTGTCTTCGGCCGAAGGCAAGCAGATGTTGTGCGAACGCCTTCGCAAAGAAATCAATAAGATCCTGACCAAGGGTAAAGTGCGCAGGATCTTTTATAAAACCGCCGTCATTAAACCTTAA
- the polA gene encoding DNA polymerase I: MKKIYLIDVSSMFFRAFFAIRQLTSPKGMPVNAIYGFISMVTKLMKEEKPEYMVFCYDRKEPSFRHDMYVEYKAHRSEMPEDLAVQIPYIKQLADILGIPALEIPSYEADDIIGTLAKVGKKNGVEVVIVSGDKDFGQLIEDGVILYDTMKDHRYDSAGVFEKWGVRPDQFIDYLAIVGDTSDNIPGVKGIGEKGAIKLLEQFKHLEDIYENIDKVEGKSIKQKLIDAKEMAFLSKKLVTIATEIPVDHNIESYRLRPRKDDELRAYLREFNFKTFEKNLFGEAGSAPMTPAEAGKAYYAEAATPAAAPDAMATPMLAEHQTKEFNEKTLSTKDLAGMFAANQPLWGFTDARGVFIGTDSDIINVSDAEFLGKLTDTFKVNWKGFDLKDLWHKIGSKNPVADWDSMLAAYVLKASDTSDFGKVYEKHMGEALPEMASPSQTYNAHLHLAKTLDKKLHEIHGEKVFRDLELPLVKVLLSMENLGVRIDTDLLHNLSKELEKEIEVLEKQIHEQAGETFNVGSPKQLGVILFEKLGLPAGKKTKTGYSTGEDVLEALEHPIAKLVLQWRELSKLKSTYVDALPAMVHAKDGRVHTSFNQALTTTGRLSSTSPNLQNIPIRTPRGQLVRKAFIANPRMKLLSVDYSQIELRILAHISEDPNLCKAFADDLDIHAATAAEIFNIPLKDVNAEHRRTAKAVNFGIAYGQGAFGLAETLGISRTEGKDIIDRYFTRFKNVREYIDNTIKLAHEKGYVETLFGRRRYIDELQSGNAMLKKFGERAAINSPIQGTASDLVKKAMIEVNKTVPVRMLLQVHDELIFEDFTENLEKMTPQLVSIMENIAQLRVPLKVNYAIGDNWDEAH, encoded by the coding sequence ATGAAAAAAATCTATCTTATTGATGTCAGCTCGATGTTCTTTCGCGCATTCTTTGCGATTAGACAGCTGACATCTCCTAAGGGCATGCCCGTTAATGCCATCTACGGTTTTATCTCCATGGTTACCAAACTCATGAAGGAAGAAAAACCAGAGTACATGGTTTTCTGTTATGACCGTAAAGAGCCTTCCTTCCGTCATGATATGTACGTGGAATATAAAGCCCATCGTTCAGAAATGCCCGAAGATCTTGCGGTACAAATTCCTTACATCAAACAACTTGCCGATATTCTGGGAATTCCTGCCTTGGAAATTCCAAGTTATGAAGCCGATGACATTATTGGGACGTTAGCGAAAGTTGGTAAAAAGAACGGCGTTGAAGTCGTGATTGTCAGTGGCGATAAAGACTTTGGCCAGTTGATCGAAGACGGTGTGATCCTTTACGACACCATGAAAGATCATCGTTATGATTCTGCGGGAGTCTTTGAAAAGTGGGGCGTGCGTCCTGACCAGTTTATTGATTACCTTGCGATCGTCGGTGATACCTCGGACAACATTCCGGGGGTCAAAGGTATCGGTGAAAAAGGTGCGATTAAACTTTTAGAGCAGTTTAAGCATCTTGAAGACATTTACGAAAACATCGACAAGGTCGAAGGCAAAAGCATTAAGCAGAAATTGATCGATGCCAAAGAAATGGCCTTCCTTTCTAAAAAATTGGTGACCATTGCGACAGAAATTCCTGTAGACCACAATATCGAAAGCTATCGCCTGCGTCCGCGCAAAGACGACGAGCTTCGCGCTTACTTGCGTGAATTCAATTTTAAAACATTCGAAAAAAATCTTTTCGGTGAGGCCGGATCTGCACCGATGACGCCTGCTGAAGCCGGTAAGGCTTATTATGCTGAAGCTGCAACGCCGGCGGCCGCTCCTGATGCGATGGCGACACCAATGTTGGCCGAACATCAGACGAAAGAATTTAATGAAAAAACTCTTTCCACAAAGGACCTCGCAGGAATGTTTGCCGCGAATCAACCTTTGTGGGGCTTCACTGATGCCAGAGGCGTTTTCATTGGAACTGATTCTGATATCATCAATGTCTCCGACGCTGAGTTCCTGGGTAAGTTAACGGACACTTTCAAAGTTAATTGGAAGGGCTTCGATTTAAAAGATCTATGGCATAAAATCGGCTCCAAGAATCCCGTGGCTGATTGGGATTCCATGCTTGCAGCTTATGTTTTGAAAGCCTCTGACACTTCGGACTTTGGCAAGGTCTATGAAAAACACATGGGGGAGGCTTTGCCAGAAATGGCTTCTCCAAGTCAGACATACAATGCACACCTGCACCTTGCTAAAACATTGGATAAAAAGCTTCACGAGATCCATGGTGAAAAAGTTTTCCGTGATCTGGAACTTCCTTTGGTCAAAGTTCTTTTGAGCATGGAAAACCTGGGCGTTCGCATCGACACGGATCTTTTGCACAACTTAAGTAAAGAACTTGAAAAAGAAATCGAAGTTTTGGAAAAGCAGATTCATGAGCAAGCTGGTGAAACCTTTAATGTCGGCAGTCCAAAACAGCTGGGCGTGATCCTGTTTGAAAAACTGGGACTGCCTGCTGGTAAGAAAACGAAAACGGGTTATTCCACAGGTGAAGATGTTCTAGAAGCCCTTGAGCACCCCATTGCGAAGTTGGTTCTGCAGTGGCGTGAGCTTTCCAAGCTTAAATCAACATACGTCGATGCCTTACCAGCGATGGTACATGCCAAAGACGGCCGTGTTCATACCAGCTTTAATCAGGCATTGACGACGACGGGTCGTCTTTCCAGTACCTCACCTAACTTGCAGAACATTCCGATCCGCACGCCTCGGGGGCAGTTGGTGCGTAAAGCGTTCATTGCAAATCCTCGTATGAAACTATTGTCAGTGGACTACTCGCAAATTGAGTTAAGAATTCTGGCCCATATTTCCGAAGATCCAAATCTTTGCAAAGCCTTCGCGGATGACTTGGACATCCATGCGGCGACTGCGGCAGAAATTTTCAATATTCCATTGAAGGACGTGAATGCAGAACATCGTCGCACAGCCAAAGCTGTGAACTTTGGTATCGCTTACGGCCAGGGTGCGTTCGGATTGGCAGAAACTTTGGGTATTTCCCGCACCGAGGGTAAAGATATTATCGATCGCTATTTCACGCGCTTTAAAAACGTCCGTGAGTACATCGATAACACGATCAAGCTCGCCCATGAAAAAGGTTACGTCGAAACACTGTTCGGCCGCCGCCGCTACATCGACGAACTTCAATCGGGTAATGCCATGCTTAAGAAATTCGGCGAGCGCGCAGCTATCAATTCTCCGATACAAGGAACAGCCAGCGACTTGGTGAAAAAGGCCATGATCGAAGTGAATAAAACGGTTCCCGTGCGCATGCTATTGCAAGTGCACGACGAATTGATCTTTGAGGATTTCACCGAAAATCTGGAAAAAATGACACCACAACTTGTGAGCATAATGGAAAACATCGCTCAGCTACGCGTTCCTCTTAAAGTGAACTATGCAATCGGTGACAACTGGGACGAAGCGCACTAA
- a CDS encoding helix-turn-helix transcriptional regulator, translating to MFENSNEWNKDTLRALRLRLGWSRSDMARRLKCELTEIESWEEGQGELLFNSHIKGELALIHRQADECSDQVRFTPACENECDKQALDQVDFSRVKADLE from the coding sequence ATGTTCGAAAACTCAAATGAATGGAATAAAGACACTCTTCGCGCGCTTCGCCTTCGTCTTGGCTGGAGCCGTTCTGATATGGCTCGCAGATTAAAGTGTGAGTTAACAGAAATCGAATCGTGGGAAGAAGGTCAAGGCGAATTGCTGTTCAACTCACACATCAAGGGCGAATTAGCTCTGATTCATCGTCAAGCAGATGAGTGCTCTGACCAAGTTCGCTTTACTCCAGCTTGTGAAAACGAGTGTGATAAGCAAGCACTTGATCAAGTTGATTTTTCACGCGTCAAAGCAGACTTAGAATAA
- a CDS encoding septum formation initiator family protein produces the protein MLIFGVSIVLNGNLWRLWGLHRDFDRISTEINDSKKATLDLEVQLKQAKDPAFIERQARDKLDLAGEHDLVFVFPEQ, from the coding sequence ATGCTCATCTTCGGGGTATCTATCGTTCTAAACGGTAACTTGTGGCGCCTATGGGGACTGCATAGAGATTTCGACAGAATCTCAACTGAGATCAATGATAGCAAAAAAGCCACACTTGACCTCGAAGTCCAGCTCAAGCAGGCCAAAGATCCAGCGTTTATCGAACGCCAGGCTCGCGATAAATTAGACCTGGCTGGCGAACACGATTTAGTTTTCGTTTTCCCTGAACAATAG
- the eno gene encoding phosphopyruvate hydratase, producing the protein MSEIISVVAREILDSRGNPTVEVEVTTAEGNIGRAAVPSGASTGAHEACELRDGDKNRYGGKGVFKAVDNIREKIAPEILGLQVTEQVYLDKVLREIDGTENKTNLGANAILGVSLAAAKAAAADVNLPLYRYIGGSQACRLPVPLMNVLNGGAHANNGLDIQEFMIVPTVNNSYAESLRAGAEIFHALKKILGKKGLTTAVGDEGGFAPKLSGNQEALDLIMNAIVDAGYDPGQNVFLGLDVAATEMYKDGKYQFDGELISPTDLLGVYKKWAEKYPLITIEDGFSEDDWDSWVKCTSEMGNTMQLVGDDLFVTNPKRLRMGLEKKAANALLVKVNQIGTLTETFEAVNLAQRNKYKTVMSHRSGETEDTFIADLAVALNCHQIKTGSLCRSERIAKYNQLLRIEEDLGGMGIYWDKAAFR; encoded by the coding sequence ATGTCTGAAATCATCAGTGTCGTAGCTCGTGAAATTCTTGATAGCCGTGGTAACCCAACAGTTGAAGTTGAAGTAACAACAGCTGAAGGTAACATCGGTCGCGCAGCAGTTCCATCAGGTGCCTCTACAGGTGCCCATGAAGCTTGTGAGCTTCGTGATGGTGATAAAAATCGTTACGGTGGTAAAGGCGTGTTCAAAGCGGTTGATAACATCCGCGAAAAAATCGCTCCTGAAATCTTGGGTCTGCAAGTAACTGAACAAGTTTACTTGGACAAAGTTCTTCGCGAAATCGACGGAACTGAAAACAAAACAAACTTGGGCGCAAATGCGATCCTGGGTGTTTCTTTGGCAGCAGCGAAAGCCGCAGCAGCTGACGTAAATCTTCCTTTATACCGTTACATCGGTGGTTCTCAAGCTTGCCGCTTGCCAGTTCCATTGATGAACGTATTGAACGGTGGTGCGCACGCGAACAACGGTCTTGATATTCAGGAATTCATGATCGTTCCAACTGTGAACAACTCATACGCCGAATCTCTTCGCGCTGGTGCAGAGATCTTCCACGCGCTTAAAAAAATCTTGGGCAAAAAAGGTTTGACGACAGCAGTGGGTGACGAAGGTGGCTTCGCTCCTAAATTGTCTGGCAACCAAGAAGCTTTGGATTTGATCATGAACGCAATCGTTGATGCGGGCTATGATCCAGGTCAAAACGTATTCTTGGGCTTGGACGTTGCTGCAACTGAAATGTACAAAGACGGCAAATACCAATTCGACGGCGAGTTGATCTCTCCAACTGATCTATTGGGCGTTTACAAAAAATGGGCAGAAAAATATCCATTGATCACTATCGAAGACGGCTTCTCTGAAGACGACTGGGATTCATGGGTAAAATGCACATCCGAAATGGGCAATACGATGCAACTGGTTGGCGACGACTTGTTCGTAACAAACCCAAAACGCCTGCGCATGGGCCTAGAGAAAAAAGCCGCGAATGCCTTGCTAGTTAAAGTAAATCAAATCGGAACTTTGACAGAAACATTCGAAGCCGTAAATTTGGCTCAAAGAAACAAATATAAAACAGTCATGTCTCACCGCTCAGGCGAAACAGAAGACACATTCATCGCCGACCTAGCGGTTGCTTTGAACTGTCACCAAATCAAAACCGGCAGCTTGTGCCGTTCTGAACGTATCGCCAAGTACAACCAACTTCTTCGTATCGAAGAAGACTTGGGTGGGATGGGCATCTACTGGGACAAAGCCGCCTTTAGATAA
- a CDS encoding CpaF family protein, with translation MSDQSNVFKQTIQQNLGPVVKYLDDPGVSEILVNGPSEIFVERKGKLEKVSEKFPSEDDLRAAVNSIAQSVGRRINDENPRLDARLPDGSRIAAVIPPMSRKGTTLSIRKFTSTKITFNDYIKMGTISEDGARFLDIAMFLGKNIIVSGGTGSGKTTLLSLLCSRIPKGQRVLIIEDSSELQVDYEHLVMFETRMADAQGKGEVTIKDLVKSALRLRPDRIIVGEVRSGEALELLNAMNTGHKGCMGTVHANSPEDAIVRLEALAQGGDGKISERALRQQVASAIDLIVQISRYGDGSRRIGAISEVRGFLPDGSYDVVPIFELGRLVRRPDGTLEGKLEATGNVPTFMEEIIDNKLPFPKAKFNKAA, from the coding sequence ATGTCGGACCAGTCGAACGTTTTCAAGCAGACTATTCAACAGAACCTCGGTCCTGTTGTGAAGTATCTTGATGACCCGGGTGTGTCCGAGATTCTGGTGAATGGTCCCAGTGAAATTTTCGTCGAACGCAAAGGTAAGCTCGAAAAGGTTTCTGAAAAGTTCCCTTCCGAAGACGACTTGCGTGCCGCAGTGAACTCCATCGCACAATCCGTCGGTCGTCGTATCAATGACGAGAATCCTCGTCTGGATGCGCGTTTGCCGGATGGTTCGCGTATCGCGGCGGTGATTCCACCGATGTCCCGTAAGGGTACGACTCTGTCGATTCGTAAATTTACGAGCACTAAAATTACTTTCAATGACTACATCAAAATGGGCACAATCTCCGAAGACGGCGCGCGCTTTTTGGATATCGCGATGTTTTTGGGAAAAAACATTATCGTGAGCGGTGGTACCGGTTCCGGTAAGACGACTTTGTTGTCGCTGTTGTGTTCGCGTATTCCCAAAGGTCAGCGAGTGTTGATCATCGAGGACTCGTCAGAGTTGCAGGTCGATTATGAACACTTGGTGATGTTTGAAACTCGCATGGCCGATGCGCAAGGCAAAGGTGAAGTGACGATCAAAGATCTGGTGAAAAGTGCTCTCCGTTTGCGTCCTGATCGTATCATCGTGGGGGAGGTTCGTTCTGGCGAAGCTCTTGAACTTTTGAATGCGATGAATACAGGTCACAAGGGTTGCATGGGCACTGTGCATGCGAACTCGCCTGAAGATGCGATCGTGCGTCTGGAAGCTTTGGCTCAAGGTGGAGACGGCAAAATCAGCGAGCGTGCTCTTCGTCAACAAGTGGCATCCGCAATTGATTTGATCGTACAAATCTCTCGTTACGGAGACGGTTCACGTCGCATCGGTGCGATCAGTGAAGTTCGTGGCTTCTTGCCCGATGGTTCTTATGATGTGGTTCCAATATTTGAACTGGGACGTTTAGTACGTCGCCCCGACGGAACCCTTGAAGGTAAGTTGGAAGCGACTGGAAATGTTCCAACCTTCATGGAAGAAATCATCGATAACAAACTTCCCTTCCCCAAAGCCAAATTCAATAAAGCCGCCTAA